One segment of Micromonospora parathelypteridis DNA contains the following:
- the ligD gene encoding non-homologous end-joining DNA ligase: MAGTKAAVAEVDVAGHSVRLSSPDRVIFPQRGFTKADVFHYYLAVGDGIMRALRDRPTTLQRFPEGVEGEMFFQKRVPTRGVPPWVTTAEITFPSGRSAAELCPVDLAHVAWAAQMGTIVFHPWPVRAADVDRPDELRIDLDPQPGTDFADAARAAGEVRAVLDELGVTGWPKTSGGRGVHVYLRIQPRWTFTEVRRATIALAREVERRHPDLVTTAWWKEERGRRVFVDFNQMARDRTIACAYSLRANARATVSTPVTWDELPDVDPDDFDLRTVPARLAERGDPHAGIDDAPWDITPLLEWAERDAAAGQGDLPYPPDHPKMPGEPKRVQPSRAKRAPEEESA, encoded by the coding sequence ATGGCTGGCACAAAGGCAGCGGTCGCCGAGGTCGACGTGGCCGGGCACAGCGTTCGACTGAGCAGCCCCGATCGGGTGATCTTCCCGCAGCGGGGCTTCACCAAGGCGGACGTCTTCCACTACTACCTCGCGGTGGGCGACGGGATCATGCGTGCCCTGCGGGACCGGCCCACCACGCTGCAACGCTTCCCCGAGGGCGTCGAGGGCGAGATGTTCTTCCAGAAGCGGGTGCCCACTCGGGGCGTGCCTCCCTGGGTGACGACTGCCGAGATCACCTTCCCGAGCGGTCGGAGCGCGGCGGAGCTCTGCCCGGTCGATCTGGCGCACGTGGCCTGGGCGGCGCAGATGGGCACCATCGTGTTCCACCCGTGGCCGGTGCGCGCCGCCGACGTCGACCGGCCCGACGAGCTGCGCATCGACCTGGACCCGCAGCCCGGCACCGACTTCGCCGACGCGGCGCGGGCCGCCGGGGAGGTCCGCGCCGTCCTCGACGAGCTGGGTGTGACCGGTTGGCCGAAGACCTCCGGTGGCCGGGGCGTGCACGTCTACCTGCGCATCCAGCCCCGTTGGACGTTCACCGAGGTGCGCCGGGCCACCATCGCGCTGGCTCGGGAGGTGGAGCGCCGCCACCCCGACCTGGTCACCACGGCCTGGTGGAAGGAGGAGCGCGGCCGTCGGGTCTTCGTCGACTTCAACCAGATGGCGCGGGACCGGACGATCGCCTGCGCGTACTCGCTGCGGGCCAACGCGCGGGCCACCGTCTCGACCCCGGTCACCTGGGACGAGCTGCCCGACGTCGACCCGGACGACTTCGACCTGCGTACCGTCCCGGCCCGGCTCGCCGAGCGCGGCGACCCGCACGCCGGCATCGACGACGCCCCGTGGGACATCACACCGCTGTTGGAGTGGGCCGAACGGGACGCCGCCGCCGGCCAGGGTGACCTGCCCTACCCGCCGGACCACCCGAAGATGCCCGGCGAACCGAAGCGGGTGCAGCCCAGCCGCGCCAAGCGCGCCCCTGAGGAGGAGAGCGCCTGA
- a CDS encoding RNA polymerase sigma factor: MSSGTEHEDRFRRVYAVNFEALLAYAMRRVEQPEDAADVVAETFLVAWRRSREMPPEAEARLWLHGVARRVLANHHRGGARRGRLGDRLRQRFRAAVAVDPGSEVPERLTVRAALARLNEVDREVLMLTFWEGLEPREVAVVLQVSPAAVRTRLSRARARLRDLIGDDLDPPGHVLDVMAVRAPEEGR; the protein is encoded by the coding sequence GTGAGCTCCGGGACTGAGCATGAGGACCGCTTCCGACGCGTCTACGCGGTCAACTTCGAAGCACTGCTGGCGTACGCGATGCGGCGCGTCGAGCAGCCCGAGGACGCGGCCGACGTGGTCGCCGAGACCTTCCTGGTCGCCTGGCGGCGCAGCCGCGAGATGCCGCCGGAGGCCGAGGCCCGGCTGTGGCTGCATGGCGTGGCCCGGCGGGTGCTGGCCAACCACCACCGCGGCGGGGCGCGCCGGGGGCGGTTGGGTGATCGGTTGCGGCAACGGTTCAGGGCGGCCGTGGCCGTCGACCCGGGCAGCGAGGTGCCCGAGCGGCTCACCGTCCGGGCCGCGTTGGCCCGGCTCAACGAGGTGGACCGAGAGGTGCTGATGCTGACCTTCTGGGAGGGGTTGGAGCCGCGCGAGGTTGCCGTGGTCCTCCAGGTGAGCCCGGCCGCGGTCCGTACGCGACTGTCCCGCGCCCGAGCCCGGTTGCGGGACCTCATCGGTGACGACCTCGACCCACCCGGACATGTACTCGACGTCATGGCCGTACGCGCCCCCGAGGAGGGCAGATGA
- a CDS encoding carboxymuconolactone decarboxylase family protein, with the protein MTRTTNTAQYDINSPENLARRKHGLSVLSQIDGHQGEAVIEALADINPAMGHHVAAFSFGDIYDRPGLDPRSRQLVTIGVLTALGGCEPQLKVHIGAALNVGLTREEITEAILHAAVYCGFPRALNATFTAREVFATRDDPA; encoded by the coding sequence ATGACGAGAACCACCAACACTGCCCAGTACGACATCAACAGCCCTGAGAATCTTGCCCGCCGCAAACACGGTCTGAGCGTGCTGTCCCAGATCGACGGACACCAGGGCGAGGCCGTCATCGAGGCACTGGCCGACATCAACCCCGCCATGGGCCACCACGTCGCAGCCTTTTCCTTCGGCGACATCTACGACCGTCCCGGACTCGACCCCCGAAGCCGGCAGCTGGTCACCATCGGAGTCCTCACCGCTCTGGGTGGATGCGAGCCGCAGCTGAAGGTCCACATCGGCGCCGCGCTCAACGTCGGCCTGACGCGCGAAGAGATCACCGAGGCCATCCTGCACGCCGCGGTCTACTGCGGCTTCCCCCGCGCACTGAACGCCACCTTCACCGCCCGCGAGGTCTTCGCCACGCGTGACGACCCGGCGTAA
- a CDS encoding MerR family transcriptional regulator, with product MDVDDALREALRLAVDPPGGVSIESLRELARDDDATEWDIATAAEHLKINPHTLRYYERIGLVQVARDNAGHRRYDAAAVRRLVFLIRMRTSGMPISDLRHYIGLVDAGQSTVPERLDMMLEHRDTLRSQIAQLQLALAATEYKIATYEGAPQP from the coding sequence ATGGACGTTGATGACGCACTCCGGGAGGCGTTGCGCCTCGCGGTGGACCCGCCGGGTGGTGTCTCCATCGAATCGCTGCGCGAGCTCGCTCGCGATGACGATGCAACCGAGTGGGACATCGCCACGGCGGCAGAGCATCTGAAGATCAATCCCCACACGTTGCGTTACTACGAACGGATCGGCCTGGTCCAGGTCGCGCGGGACAACGCCGGCCACCGCCGGTACGACGCCGCGGCTGTCCGACGTCTGGTCTTCCTCATTCGAATGCGTACCTCTGGCATGCCGATCAGCGACCTGCGCCATTACATCGGCCTCGTTGACGCCGGCCAGTCCACCGTGCCCGAGCGCCTCGACATGATGCTGGAGCACCGAGACACCCTGCGCTCGCAGATTGCTCAGCTGCAGCTGGCCCTGGCCGCCACCGAGTACAAGATCGCCACTTATGAAGGAGCACCCCAGCCATGA
- a CDS encoding DUF2975 domain-containing protein, with protein MVTEHRAVAALRVFLVVLFGVLVVFQTLSLPGQFAHMAAESPDDAYLRWPATAVAVFWVLCVQVVIVSTWKLLSLVKSDRIFTEASLKWVDAIVWAIAAAWVVLVGVFLYVGFQADDPGMPLLLFLLTVGVTVLGLLMVVMRALLRQATTLRTDMEAVI; from the coding sequence ATGGTTACGGAGCATCGAGCGGTTGCCGCTCTCCGAGTCTTCCTCGTGGTGCTGTTCGGGGTCCTGGTCGTGTTCCAGACCCTCTCGCTGCCCGGGCAGTTCGCGCACATGGCCGCGGAATCGCCGGACGACGCCTATCTCCGGTGGCCGGCGACCGCCGTGGCGGTGTTCTGGGTGCTGTGCGTCCAGGTGGTCATCGTCTCGACCTGGAAGTTGCTCAGCCTGGTCAAGAGCGACCGCATCTTCACCGAAGCGTCCCTGAAGTGGGTGGACGCGATCGTGTGGGCCATCGCCGCCGCGTGGGTGGTGCTCGTGGGTGTCTTCCTCTACGTCGGGTTCCAGGCCGACGACCCCGGAATGCCGCTGCTGCTGTTCCTGCTGACCGTGGGAGTCACCGTGCTGGGGCTCCTCATGGTGGTGATGCGTGCGCTGCTGCGGCAGGCGACCACGCTGCGGACCGACATGGAAGCGGTGATCTGA
- a CDS encoding helix-turn-helix domain-containing protein, with the protein MPIVVRIDVELAKRKMSVGEFAERVGLTPANVAVLKNGRAKAVRFSTLEAMCRVLDCQPGDLLEWVEEETP; encoded by the coding sequence ATGCCCATCGTCGTCCGCATCGACGTCGAGTTGGCCAAGCGCAAGATGAGCGTCGGGGAGTTCGCCGAGCGTGTCGGGCTCACGCCGGCCAACGTGGCGGTGCTGAAGAACGGTCGGGCCAAGGCCGTCCGCTTCAGCACGCTGGAAGCGATGTGCCGGGTGCTCGACTGTCAGCCCGGAGACCTGCTCGAGTGGGTCGAGGAGGAAACCCCATGA
- a CDS encoding ABC transporter permease — protein sequence MKLVWRRAREARGLLVAAVIAALVAVALVTGLSDYNRRAVDAGQRALVAASPAEERGLLVSGSGGRDAAEFANRDNAVRAEFADGLAGVPVSVSVARYGTGRELTGSLGTVPRTGDEPIFANPAILDDLAAHAELTSGAWPRPGANPIQVSLPERAAVALGLSVGERIPVRDRSTERRGEFVLAGTWRPRDPTDAYWLLAPGVGAGSVASGTSYGPFTLDRADFEATFPGAVSASWLAEPDLGDVDTADLPAVRKALAAAGTAVPEAAQLGSSAQTATKMVGLLDRIGRADLVGRSSLATPLLLILVLGGYALVLVAALLHEDRRPQTALLRARGAARRQLAGLAAREATLVVAPAALLGPLIAVEALRFVRPGGSAELSAAGGNTALVWAAAVATAVGCLVAMVAPTLRGAGTYVADMAARSRPNRAASVQRASVDLVLVALAVLAWVQLRRYASPLAGSNGRLGLDPLLVAAPTLGVLAGAVLALRVLPPLTRFAERFVDRRPWTATMFGMWQAGRRPHAGPVLLLALAVGGSTLAWSLISTGERSQVEQAGHTVGADLRVTERGGSAPPNRAAQLAALPGVDRALPAWRDEVRVGRDDLPVTVIGVDPASAPGVVRLADRLADGSVSEQYQRMIDARGVPAGIELPAGARAITGTVRTPVSSAVRSLRVAVTLLVTSSDGLALRLPAADAPSDGRATQFTVQLPDVGGARLRLAGFEADGGLAAGNAYRLQMDGLTVVKADGTTQPAGLSGDWVMTAPGEKPTPVRTTGVGFAAVHGVEVIPGGQFAYQPPTRFAIVPAGPSTPVPVLMTPGVREAMSLRVGDTVDLTLSGVSLKVHLLGELASVPTTTGEGVLLDLPAGVDALIHAGGTVRSIPEWWVGTNDASAAAQAVSELPGVTVLDREKVIEAAADDPYWRGSRTGMLAAALGAVLLAIVGLMVDVWATARRRLSEFAVLHTLGATPRLLARSLLAEQTFLAGIGVGVGLLLGAAVGATMAPLVILTPAAGRPIPPAAFALPWVPIGLTAVGLLLAALAFSAFIAAGIRQRVAAVQLRIGGER from the coding sequence ATGAAGCTGGTGTGGAGGCGTGCCCGCGAGGCGCGCGGGCTGCTGGTGGCTGCGGTGATCGCGGCTCTGGTCGCCGTCGCGTTGGTCACCGGGCTGTCCGACTACAACCGCCGGGCGGTGGACGCCGGGCAGCGTGCGCTGGTCGCCGCCTCGCCGGCGGAGGAACGCGGCCTTCTGGTCAGTGGTTCGGGCGGACGCGACGCGGCCGAGTTCGCCAACCGCGACAACGCGGTCCGCGCCGAGTTCGCCGACGGCCTCGCCGGGGTTCCGGTCAGCGTCAGCGTCGCCCGGTACGGCACCGGACGGGAGCTGACCGGTTCCCTCGGCACCGTGCCCCGTACCGGCGACGAGCCCATCTTCGCCAACCCGGCCATCCTCGACGACCTCGCCGCGCACGCGGAGCTGACCAGCGGAGCGTGGCCCCGCCCGGGGGCGAACCCGATCCAGGTGAGCCTCCCGGAGCGGGCCGCGGTGGCGCTGGGCCTGAGCGTCGGCGAGCGCATCCCGGTGCGCGACCGGTCCACCGAGCGGCGCGGCGAGTTCGTGCTCGCCGGCACCTGGCGGCCTCGCGACCCGACCGACGCGTACTGGCTGCTCGCCCCCGGGGTGGGCGCGGGCAGCGTCGCCTCCGGCACCTCGTACGGGCCGTTCACGCTCGACCGGGCCGACTTCGAGGCGACCTTCCCGGGCGCGGTGTCGGCGTCCTGGCTGGCCGAACCGGATCTCGGTGACGTCGACACCGCCGACCTGCCAGCCGTGCGGAAGGCCCTCGCCGCGGCCGGCACGGCGGTGCCGGAGGCCGCCCAACTGGGCTCGTCGGCGCAGACAGCGACAAAGATGGTGGGGCTGCTGGACCGGATCGGCCGCGCCGACCTGGTGGGCCGCTCCTCGCTGGCCACCCCGCTGCTGCTCATCCTGGTGCTCGGCGGGTACGCGCTGGTGCTGGTCGCCGCCCTGCTGCACGAGGACCGCCGTCCGCAGACCGCGCTGCTGCGCGCCCGGGGCGCGGCCCGCCGGCAGTTGGCCGGTCTCGCCGCCCGCGAGGCCACCCTGGTGGTCGCCCCGGCCGCCCTGCTCGGACCACTGATCGCCGTGGAGGCGCTGCGGTTCGTCCGGCCCGGTGGTTCGGCGGAACTCTCCGCCGCGGGCGGCAACACCGCCCTGGTCTGGGCGGCCGCCGTGGCAACCGCGGTGGGCTGCCTGGTGGCCATGGTCGCGCCGACGCTGCGCGGCGCCGGCACGTACGTGGCCGACATGGCCGCCCGATCCCGCCCGAACCGGGCGGCGAGCGTCCAGCGGGCCAGCGTCGACCTGGTGCTGGTGGCGCTCGCCGTGCTCGCCTGGGTGCAGCTGCGCCGGTACGCCTCACCGCTCGCCGGCTCGAACGGCCGGCTCGGGCTCGACCCGCTGCTGGTCGCCGCCCCGACGCTCGGCGTGCTCGCCGGCGCCGTCCTGGCTCTGCGGGTGCTTCCGCCGCTCACCCGGTTCGCCGAGCGGTTTGTCGACCGACGCCCCTGGACGGCCACCATGTTCGGCATGTGGCAGGCCGGTCGGCGTCCGCACGCCGGTCCGGTACTGCTGCTCGCCCTCGCCGTCGGTGGCAGCACCCTGGCCTGGTCCCTGATCAGCACGGGGGAGCGGTCCCAGGTCGAGCAGGCCGGCCACACGGTCGGCGCCGACCTGCGGGTCACCGAGCGCGGCGGTTCCGCTCCGCCGAACCGGGCCGCTCAACTCGCCGCGCTGCCGGGAGTGGACCGTGCGCTCCCGGCGTGGCGCGACGAGGTGCGGGTCGGCCGGGACGACCTACCGGTGACCGTGATCGGCGTCGATCCGGCCAGCGCCCCCGGCGTCGTCCGTCTCGCCGACCGCCTCGCCGACGGTTCGGTGTCGGAGCAGTACCAGCGGATGATCGATGCGCGCGGGGTCCCCGCAGGTATCGAACTGCCCGCCGGGGCGCGCGCGATCACCGGCACGGTCCGTACCCCGGTGAGCAGCGCGGTCCGGTCACTCCGGGTCGCGGTGACGCTGCTGGTCACCAGCTCCGACGGGCTCGCCCTGCGGTTGCCGGCGGCCGACGCCCCCAGTGACGGCCGCGCCACCCAGTTCACCGTGCAGCTACCCGACGTGGGCGGAGCGCGGCTACGGCTGGCCGGGTTCGAGGCCGACGGCGGGCTTGCGGCCGGCAACGCCTACCGACTCCAGATGGACGGGTTGACGGTGGTCAAGGCCGACGGCACGACCCAGCCCGCCGGGCTGAGCGGCGACTGGGTGATGACGGCCCCCGGCGAGAAACCCACACCGGTACGGACCACGGGTGTCGGGTTCGCCGCGGTCCACGGCGTGGAGGTCATTCCCGGCGGTCAGTTCGCGTACCAACCGCCGACCCGGTTCGCCATCGTGCCCGCCGGTCCGAGCACGCCCGTCCCGGTGCTGATGACCCCCGGGGTACGCGAAGCGATGAGCCTGCGCGTCGGCGACACCGTCGACCTGACGCTCTCCGGGGTGTCACTGAAGGTCCACCTGCTCGGTGAACTTGCCTCCGTGCCGACCACCACCGGCGAAGGCGTGCTGCTCGACCTGCCCGCCGGGGTCGACGCCCTGATCCATGCGGGCGGCACGGTGCGGTCGATTCCGGAGTGGTGGGTCGGCACCAACGACGCGTCGGCCGCCGCGCAGGCCGTCAGTGAACTGCCCGGTGTGACCGTGCTCGACCGGGAGAAGGTGATCGAGGCGGCCGCCGACGACCCGTACTGGCGCGGGTCGCGTACCGGAATGCTCGCCGCCGCGCTCGGCGCGGTGCTGCTCGCCATCGTCGGCCTGATGGTGGACGTGTGGGCCACCGCCCGGCGCCGGCTCAGCGAGTTCGCGGTGCTACACACCCTCGGTGCCACACCTCGGTTGCTGGCCCGGTCGTTGCTGGCCGAACAGACCTTCCTCGCCGGCATCGGCGTAGGCGTCGGTCTGCTGCTCGGTGCCGCGGTCGGGGCCACCATGGCCCCACTGGTCATCCTCACCCCGGCCGCCGGCCGGCCGATCCCCCCGGCGGCGTTCGCGCTTCCCTGGGTGCCGATCGGTCTGACCGCGGTCGGTCTGCTGCTGGCGGCGCTCGCCTTCAGCGCGTTCATCGCCGCCGGCATCCGTCAGCGGGTGGCGGCGGTGCAGTTGCGAATCGGGGGAGAACGATGA
- a CDS encoding FtsX-like permease family protein, whose amino-acid sequence MSVGAAVRRVRAYGGQFLLLAVLTLVVTLLISGVPRLVNRLAEQGLRAQLNSEPAARRDISYTTGVVNAPANETAMINARVRFEALAAGMPPLVRSAVTERWYNVDAQATRVVGPDLAARNLLVDLGLRAVPDIQNASTIVEGAWPSETYLPDRPIEVALDVDVATKLNLRTGSHLRIGRAEGKNRFVDASPLVVVGLFRPVDRTGGIWDGLPSMLRITEPIGDGEPFIATGAVAPSTLDKRAAAGWPIRTNWRYRLGVDSIDARKLDQVIDGLQESQRNKPSDLSLAQGVDIPLRAFAAQVNAARTLLAVIAAGVLATLAGLIVLAATLATRRRRSEFVLIRARGGGATAGARRSLAESLLVVPVAAALGWWLGTLVPGAPDPITPYAIAAAVLVTLALPLATLAVPTGGASRRDLVRMRPSTRRLTVELFVLLLAVLGAVLLRRRGLTLGEVDPLLVSVPVLLAVAAAVLALRAYPWPLLLVSRLAARRRGSVAFLGTARAGRSAVAAPLVVVVLAIGTAAFCAVVAAGVDASRDRAAERIVPADAVIRGERFAPDTVDELGRLPGVRAVTRVLYASDEQLSVDELGTDPRLGGTAVLLVDGSGLAAVARESEVDLALSDALRSARPEPGPLPAIVSPSVAADLAKAGLDRSAFISVQGQRYEFRVAGSEESFPLLSANTSRFVILPWQALPTRNTTPVATSLLVAGDRLDAEALRRAGDQGQLRYQQEGAVTGQERPIGVVVDTRADVRRELGDGGANGVLAFGFVAGAAGGSVLGLLAIAFTVLAGARARGQVLSRLRTLGLSRRQWRGLLLVELAPLVGVSVLTGALVGAVLPLLLNPVLGLSAFTSGMPVRVAFEPGLVAAVLALGVVALGFAVAVEALNNRRLRLGEVLRLGEES is encoded by the coding sequence ATGAGCGTCGGCGCGGCTGTCCGGCGGGTCCGGGCGTACGGAGGGCAGTTCCTGCTCCTGGCGGTGCTGACGCTGGTGGTCACGCTCCTGATCAGCGGCGTGCCCCGGCTGGTCAACCGACTCGCCGAACAGGGGCTTCGGGCGCAGCTGAACAGTGAGCCGGCAGCCCGTCGGGACATCTCCTACACCACTGGCGTGGTGAACGCCCCCGCCAACGAAACCGCGATGATCAACGCTCGTGTGCGGTTCGAGGCCCTGGCTGCGGGGATGCCGCCGTTGGTGCGCTCGGCGGTGACCGAGCGGTGGTACAACGTGGACGCCCAAGCGACCCGGGTGGTCGGGCCGGACCTCGCGGCCCGCAATCTGCTGGTCGACCTGGGTCTCCGGGCCGTGCCCGACATTCAGAACGCCAGCACCATCGTCGAGGGGGCGTGGCCCAGCGAAACCTATCTCCCCGACCGCCCGATCGAGGTGGCGCTGGACGTCGACGTGGCCACCAAGCTCAACCTGCGCACCGGCAGCCACCTACGCATCGGCAGGGCCGAAGGCAAGAACAGATTTGTCGACGCTTCCCCGCTGGTGGTGGTCGGGCTGTTCCGCCCCGTCGACCGTACGGGCGGCATCTGGGACGGCCTGCCATCGATGCTGCGGATCACCGAACCAATCGGGGACGGTGAGCCGTTCATCGCCACGGGCGCGGTCGCACCGTCGACCCTCGACAAGCGGGCCGCGGCGGGTTGGCCGATCCGGACCAACTGGCGTTATCGACTGGGCGTCGACAGCATCGATGCGCGGAAGCTGGACCAGGTGATCGACGGTCTGCAGGAATCGCAGCGCAACAAGCCGTCCGACCTCTCGTTGGCCCAGGGCGTTGACATTCCGCTGCGGGCGTTCGCCGCGCAGGTGAACGCCGCCCGGACCCTGCTGGCGGTGATCGCGGCCGGCGTACTGGCGACCCTGGCCGGGCTGATCGTGCTCGCGGCCACCCTCGCCACCCGGCGGCGCCGATCGGAGTTCGTGCTGATCCGCGCACGAGGTGGCGGCGCCACGGCCGGCGCCCGCCGCAGCCTCGCCGAATCACTACTGGTGGTGCCCGTCGCCGCCGCGCTCGGCTGGTGGCTGGGCACCCTGGTCCCCGGCGCCCCGGACCCCATCACGCCGTACGCGATCGCCGCAGCCGTCCTGGTCACCCTGGCACTGCCGCTGGCCACGCTGGCCGTGCCGACCGGCGGGGCGTCCCGCCGCGACCTGGTCCGGATGCGCCCGTCGACCCGCCGGCTCACCGTCGAGCTGTTCGTGCTGCTGCTCGCAGTGCTCGGCGCGGTGCTGCTGCGTCGGCGCGGACTCACCCTCGGTGAGGTGGACCCACTGCTGGTTTCGGTGCCGGTGCTGCTCGCGGTCGCCGCGGCGGTGCTCGCGCTGCGGGCGTACCCCTGGCCCTTGCTGCTGGTCAGCCGGCTGGCCGCGCGGAGGAGGGGCAGCGTCGCCTTCCTCGGGACGGCGCGGGCCGGTCGGTCGGCCGTCGCCGCTCCGCTCGTCGTCGTGGTGCTGGCGATCGGCACTGCGGCGTTCTGTGCGGTCGTGGCCGCGGGCGTCGACGCGAGCCGGGACCGGGCCGCCGAGCGGATCGTGCCCGCCGACGCGGTGATCCGCGGGGAGCGCTTCGCTCCCGACACGGTCGACGAGTTGGGCCGCCTGCCGGGGGTCCGGGCCGTGACGCGGGTGCTGTACGCGTCTGACGAGCAGCTGAGCGTCGACGAGCTCGGGACCGACCCTCGGCTCGGGGGGACGGCCGTGCTGCTGGTCGACGGATCAGGGCTGGCCGCGGTGGCCCGGGAATCCGAGGTGGACCTGGCGCTGTCGGACGCGTTGCGCTCCGCCCGGCCCGAACCGGGGCCGCTGCCGGCGATCGTCTCGCCGTCGGTCGCCGCCGACCTGGCCAAGGCCGGGCTGGACCGCTCCGCCTTCATCTCCGTGCAGGGCCAGCGGTACGAGTTCCGGGTGGCCGGCAGCGAGGAGAGTTTCCCACTGCTGTCGGCGAACACCAGCCGGTTCGTCATCCTGCCCTGGCAGGCGCTGCCGACGCGAAACACCACACCCGTGGCGACCAGCCTGTTGGTCGCCGGGGATCGGCTGGACGCGGAGGCGCTACGCCGCGCCGGCGACCAGGGGCAGCTGCGTTACCAGCAGGAAGGGGCGGTCACCGGGCAGGAACGGCCGATCGGGGTCGTCGTCGACACCCGGGCCGACGTCCGGCGCGAACTCGGTGACGGCGGTGCGAACGGCGTACTGGCCTTCGGGTTCGTGGCCGGCGCCGCCGGCGGCTCCGTGCTCGGGCTGCTGGCCATCGCGTTCACCGTGCTGGCCGGCGCGCGGGCCCGAGGCCAGGTGCTGTCCCGGCTGCGTACCCTCGGTCTGTCCCGCCGGCAGTGGCGCGGGCTGCTGCTGGTCGAGCTCGCCCCGCTGGTCGGGGTGTCGGTGCTCACCGGCGCGCTCGTCGGTGCGGTGCTGCCCCTGCTGCTCAACCCGGTGCTCGGCCTGTCCGCCTTCACCAGTGGCATGCCGGTCCGAGTGGCCTTCGAGCCCGGCCTGGTGGCCGCGGTGCTCGCGCTCGGGGTGGTCGCCCTCGGCTTCGCGGTCGCCGTCGAGGCCCTGAACAACCGCCGGTTGCGCCTCGGTGAGGTGCTTCGGCTCGGAGAGGAGAGCTGA
- a CDS encoding ABC transporter ATP-binding protein, translating into MTATAQTSLVPDLAALQQRAAQRAAERAGGQDRLRGHIVCDGLVRIFKTEGVEVVALQGLDLVIDRGELVAIVGASGSGKSTLLNILSGLDTPTAGIARVADYDLLSLSTKRRLSYRRELVGFVWQQTGRNLLPYLTALENVELPMQLAGKRGGRARRQRARELLDMVGVGYCADRRPGQLSGGEQQRCAVAVAVANDPEVLFADEPTGELDEATGADVFGALRTINAELGVTIVVVTHDHAVATQVRRTVAIRDGRTASEVRRTARIGADGNTELVSEEYAVLDRNGRMQLPAAFVDALSLKERVRLDLEPDHVQVRSGDRASDERGARA; encoded by the coding sequence ATGACCGCTACCGCCCAGACTTCACTGGTGCCCGACCTGGCCGCACTGCAGCAGCGGGCCGCGCAACGCGCCGCCGAGCGGGCCGGCGGACAGGACCGGCTGCGCGGGCACATCGTCTGCGACGGCCTGGTGCGCATCTTCAAGACCGAGGGGGTGGAGGTGGTCGCCCTGCAGGGGCTCGACCTGGTCATCGACCGGGGTGAGCTGGTGGCGATCGTCGGCGCGTCCGGTTCGGGCAAGTCGACCCTGCTCAACATCCTCTCCGGCCTGGACACGCCGACCGCCGGCATCGCCCGGGTGGCCGACTACGACCTGCTCTCGCTGTCCACGAAGCGGCGGTTGAGCTACCGGCGGGAGCTGGTCGGCTTCGTCTGGCAGCAGACCGGCCGCAACCTGCTGCCGTACCTCACCGCGCTGGAGAACGTCGAGCTGCCGATGCAGCTGGCCGGCAAGCGCGGCGGCAGGGCCCGCCGGCAGCGCGCCCGGGAGCTGCTCGACATGGTCGGCGTGGGCTACTGCGCGGACCGGCGGCCGGGGCAGCTCAGCGGTGGCGAACAGCAGCGGTGCGCGGTGGCCGTGGCGGTGGCCAACGACCCGGAGGTGCTCTTCGCCGACGAGCCGACCGGTGAACTGGACGAGGCGACCGGCGCCGACGTCTTCGGCGCGCTGCGCACCATCAACGCCGAGCTGGGCGTGACCATCGTGGTCGTCACCCACGACCACGCGGTGGCCACGCAGGTTCGCCGGACCGTCGCGATCCGCGACGGGCGGACCGCCTCCGAGGTACGCCGAACCGCTCGGATCGGCGCGGACGGCAACACCGAGTTGGTCAGCGAGGAGTACGCGGTGCTGGACCGGAACGGCCGGATGCAGCTACCGGCCGCGTTCGTCGACGCGCTCTCGCTGAAGGAGCGGGTCCGGCTCGATCTGGAGCCGGACCATGTGCAGGTGCGGTCCGGTGACCGGGCCTCGGACGAGCGGGGGGCACGGGCATGA